DNA from Orbaceae bacterium lpD01:
CGGTTTCATAGATCGCTTCAACGTTATATTCTGATTTTAATCTGGCGACAACCACATCAAACTGCAAAACACCCACCGCCCCCACAATCAAGTCATTATTCATCAGTGGACGAAACACCTGAACTGCGCCCTCTTCAGATAGCTGAACCAGACCTTTTAATAACTGCTTCTGCTTTAAGGGATCTTTTAAGCGGATACGACGGAAAAGCTCAGGGGCGAAGTTTGGAATACCAGTAAACTTCATCTCTTCACCTTGCGTAAAGGTATCACCAATTTGAATCGTGCCGTGATTATGTAAACCAATAATATCGCCGGCATAAGCCTCTTCAACTTGTTCACGATCACCGGCCATAAAAGTCAAGGCATCGGAAATCGTCATATCCTTACCGGTTCGCACATGACGCAATTTCATGCCCTTCTCATAACGTCCGGAAACGATGCGCATAAAGGCCACCCGATCACGATGCTTAGGATCCATATTGGCCTGAATTTTAAACACAAACCCGCTAAACTTCTCTTCTTGCGCGATCACTTCACGTTTATCGGTCATGCGCGGCTGTGGCGCTGGTGCCCACTGTACCAAACCATCAAGCATATGATCAACACCAAAATTACCTAACGCGGTACCAAAAAATACTGGCGTCAAATCGCCGGCTAAAAAGGCTTCCAGATCAAACTCATTGGCAGCGCCTTTGACTAACTCTAACTCTTCACGTAGCTGCTGAGCCAGATCTTCACCAATAGCCTGCTCTAAATCAGGATTGTTTAAGCCTTTCACCACTCTCACTTCTTGAATTGTATGACCTTTACCCGATTGATACAGATAAGTCTCATCTTTATAGAGGTGATAGACGCCTTTAAACAGCTTTCCACAACCAATCGGCCAAGTAATTGGCGCACACATAATATTAAGTTCACTCTCCACCTCATCCAGCACTTCCATTGGATCACGAATATCACGATCTAACTTATTCATAAAAGTCAAAATTGGCGTATCACGTAAACGCGTGACTTCCATTAATTTACGCGTTCTATCCTCAACCCCTTTCGCGGCATCAATCACCATCAAACAGCAGTCAACCGCGGTTAAAGTTCGATAGGTATCTTCAGAGAAATCCTCA
Protein-coding regions in this window:
- the prfC gene encoding peptide chain release factor 3, giving the protein MTEQAYQQAIATRRTFAIISHPDAGKTTITEKVLLFGHAIQTAGTVKGRGANAQHAKSDWMEMEKQRGISITTSVMQFPYADCLVNLLDTPGHEDFSEDTYRTLTAVDCCLMVIDAAKGVEDRTRKLMEVTRLRDTPILTFMNKLDRDIRDPMEVLDEVESELNIMCAPITWPIGCGKLFKGVYHLYKDETYLYQSGKGHTIQEVRVVKGLNNPDLEQAIGEDLAQQLREELELVKGAANEFDLEAFLAGDLTPVFFGTALGNFGVDHMLDGLVQWAPAPQPRMTDKREVIAQEEKFSGFVFKIQANMDPKHRDRVAFMRIVSGRYEKGMKLRHVRTGKDMTISDALTFMAGDREQVEEAYAGDIIGLHNHGTIQIGDTFTQGEEMKFTGIPNFAPELFRRIRLKDPLKQKQLLKGLVQLSEEGAVQVFRPLMNNDLIVGAVGVLQFDVVVARLKSEYNVEAIYETVNVTTARWVESADVKKFEEFKRKCEQNLALDGGNNLSYIAPSMVNLNLTEERYPEVDFRKTREH